In the Chryseobacterium sp. MYb264 genome, one interval contains:
- a CDS encoding universal stress protein yields the protein MVNIILPVDFGDKTEQLVEGAVQFAKQVNGKIFLIHVAPSDIGFAIGDMGFQYFPEVEENEIREELVQLNKIEQKILAHDIDCEHMLKQGIAKDIILEYTQEKNADFIVMGSHGRSEIYDVFIGSLTKGITKNSPVPVVVLPIHENSN from the coding sequence ATGGTAAACATTATACTACCCGTAGATTTTGGGGACAAAACAGAACAGCTTGTAGAAGGTGCAGTACAATTTGCAAAGCAGGTAAACGGTAAAATTTTTCTGATCCACGTGGCTCCGTCAGACATTGGTTTTGCCATTGGTGACATGGGATTTCAGTATTTTCCTGAAGTGGAAGAAAATGAAATTCGTGAGGAACTGGTACAGCTCAATAAAATCGAACAGAAAATTCTGGCCCATGATATCGACTGTGAGCACATGCTAAAACAGGGTATTGCCAAAGACATTATCCTGGAATATACCCAGGAAAAAAATGCGGATTTTATTGTGATGGGTTCGCACGGAAGAAGCGAAATCTATGATGTATTCATTGGAAGCCTAACAAAGGGGATCACAAAAAACTCTCCGGTTCCGGTGGTTGTACTTCCTATTCACGAAAACAGCAATTAG
- a CDS encoding DUF6341 family protein, with protein MTSFFLFLSKVFKWSFGFFETFGNVLNWILFAVCCVMFTYWCYVLVATLGGDKDKDYYSPTEGKHPYYDPNIYKKEG; from the coding sequence ATGACGTCTTTCTTTCTATTCTTAAGCAAAGTTTTCAAATGGTCTTTCGGCTTTTTCGAAACTTTCGGAAATGTTTTAAACTGGATCTTATTTGCTGTTTGCTGTGTGATGTTCACCTATTGGTGTTATGTATTGGTAGCAACACTGGGCGGTGATAAAGATAAAGACTATTATTCTCCAACGGAAGGTAAGCACCCTTACTACGATCCGAATATCTACAAAAAAGAAGGTTAA
- a CDS encoding DUF6427 family protein, producing MFKLLSKESNIFSIPVYIGFLLLVVILFNILNFNTYEAIVAGITFLGIALGYFCFHNIALSYQTHLPLFLYTFFIFGLYPGNLDIGIAVSLLTNSFLLLLLTSTNEDIRKKSYVLVGSIVALNFIFLPTTWPMALFVIVHVIATSERIALNLFRFLLGIILIAFSYFSIMYFLDFTTWNPDYLPFGNMKVVTDYSDISPLIPIVLLLVYAIYDHFKNYNKKSPISRYKYTFLLVFSLAQLVTIILYMNSSYEYLLLLAFPSTIIISRMMKFLPKYWMQEVGVWLIIFSLVAFKIDTYFDFF from the coding sequence ATGTTTAAATTACTTTCAAAAGAAAGCAATATTTTTTCAATTCCTGTTTATATTGGTTTTCTTCTTTTAGTAGTAATATTATTTAACATACTGAATTTCAACACCTACGAAGCTATTGTTGCAGGAATTACTTTTCTGGGAATTGCTTTGGGATATTTTTGTTTTCACAATATTGCCTTGAGTTATCAGACTCACCTGCCGTTATTTCTGTATACATTTTTTATTTTTGGATTATATCCGGGAAATTTAGATATCGGGATTGCCGTTTCGCTATTGACCAATTCTTTTCTTCTGCTGCTTTTAACGAGTACTAATGAAGACATAAGAAAAAAATCTTATGTTTTAGTAGGCTCTATTGTGGCACTGAATTTTATTTTTCTTCCGACGACATGGCCCATGGCTCTCTTTGTAATAGTACACGTTATTGCAACTTCTGAAAGAATTGCGCTCAATCTTTTCAGATTTCTGCTGGGGATTATTTTAATTGCGTTCAGCTACTTTTCGATCATGTATTTTTTGGACTTCACGACATGGAATCCTGATTATTTACCTTTCGGGAACATGAAGGTTGTTACAGATTACAGTGATATTTCACCTTTAATTCCGATTGTACTGCTTCTGGTGTACGCGATCTATGACCATTTTAAAAATTACAATAAAAAGAGCCCGATAAGCCGGTATAAATATACCTTTTTACTGGTCTTTTCGCTGGCACAGCTTGTTACCATTATTCTGTATATGAATAGCAGTTATGAATATTTACTTCTTCTTGCTTTTCCGTCTACGATTATTATCAGCAGAATGATGAAGTTTTTACCGAAATACTGGATGCAGGAAGTGGGTGTCTGGCTTATTATTTTTAGTTTAGTTGCCTTTAAAATTGATACTTATTTTGATTTTTTTTAG
- a CDS encoding DUF3109 family protein produces MIQIDDKLISEDIFSEEFVCNLSKCKGACCVEGDVGAPLDKNELEILDTIFDKIKPYLTQEGIKSIEEIGTWTTDPMDGMYVTPMVDNRECAYVTFDDKGITKCGIEKAYEDGAVDWQKPISCHLYPIRVNEYSTFTALNYHEWNVCNDACTLGKELQVPIYKFLKTPLIRKYGEEFYGVLSEVADEWKNEYGS; encoded by the coding sequence ATGATTCAGATTGACGATAAATTAATTTCTGAGGATATTTTTTCCGAAGAGTTTGTATGCAACCTTTCAAAATGTAAGGGGGCATGTTGCGTGGAGGGAGACGTTGGGGCTCCGTTGGATAAAAACGAGCTTGAGATCTTAGATACTATCTTTGATAAAATCAAGCCGTACCTTACCCAGGAAGGCATAAAATCCATCGAAGAAATCGGAACCTGGACTACTGATCCGATGGACGGAATGTATGTTACCCCGATGGTAGACAACCGTGAATGTGCGTATGTAACATTTGATGATAAGGGAATTACCAAATGCGGAATTGAAAAAGCCTACGAGGATGGTGCTGTGGATTGGCAGAAACCTATTTCTTGTCACCTCTACCCTATCCGGGTGAATGAATACTCTACTTTTACGGCTTTAAATTATCATGAATGGAATGTTTGTAATGATGCCTGCACCCTGGGAAAAGAGCTACAGGTTCCCATTTACAAATTCCTGAAGACCCCTTTAATCAGGAAGTATGGTGAAGAATTCTACGGTGTCTTAAGTGAAGTTGCCGATGAATGGAAAAATGAATATGGTTCTTAG
- a CDS encoding trigger factor, with protein sequence MKVTAKNHDDVSALLTVTLEKSDYKEKVEKQLINYAKNAQVPGFRKGKVPLSMVRKQYEAGIAFEEINKQVSDALNGYVNDNKLRLVGQPVPQPVNELNYNADQIEVAFEVGYEPEFTIDLAKYEAPHYKVEASEKEINKSIENMQKRFAEQAPQEKINKDSYIALEVSQVVEEDAEGEHNHHPKNVTINAENKEAFKLVKSLKMDGSVKVSKETLAENEELAKELGFSKEEAEHLHHAEVEVKVKDFYGLNLAELNQELFDKVYGEGNIKTEDELKEKVKSELDEYFQQNADVHFVNKVLEQVSEKEEVTLPETFLVKWLQFSNQNIQSEEQAREILEAEKNQLKYQIIEGKLMTENEIQLDYADVLAQAEQLVRNQLAIYGIHHLGDEEIQKYAVEMLKDQEQVRQISSEVAMAKLKDVILEKATKKETAISHDEFLEELKK encoded by the coding sequence ATGAAGGTTACTGCAAAAAACCATGATGATGTAAGTGCATTGCTTACAGTAACATTGGAAAAATCTGACTATAAGGAAAAAGTTGAAAAACAATTGATTAATTATGCTAAAAATGCGCAAGTTCCTGGATTCAGAAAAGGGAAAGTGCCTTTGAGTATGGTTAGAAAACAATATGAAGCAGGAATTGCTTTCGAAGAAATCAACAAACAGGTTTCTGATGCGTTGAACGGGTATGTTAACGATAACAAACTAAGACTAGTAGGTCAGCCGGTTCCTCAGCCAGTAAACGAATTAAATTACAATGCTGATCAAATTGAAGTGGCTTTCGAGGTTGGATACGAGCCTGAATTCACTATCGATTTAGCTAAATATGAAGCGCCTCACTACAAAGTAGAAGCTTCTGAAAAAGAAATCAACAAGAGTATTGAGAACATGCAGAAGCGTTTCGCAGAGCAGGCTCCTCAAGAAAAAATCAATAAAGATTCTTACATTGCTTTAGAAGTTTCTCAGGTTGTGGAAGAAGATGCTGAAGGAGAGCACAACCACCATCCAAAGAATGTTACCATTAACGCTGAAAACAAAGAAGCTTTCAAATTGGTAAAATCTTTGAAAATGGACGGTTCTGTAAAAGTTTCTAAAGAAACTCTAGCGGAAAACGAAGAATTGGCTAAAGAATTAGGATTCTCTAAAGAAGAAGCTGAGCACTTACACCACGCTGAAGTTGAAGTGAAAGTTAAAGATTTCTATGGTCTTAACCTCGCTGAGCTTAACCAGGAATTGTTCGATAAAGTATACGGAGAAGGAAACATCAAAACTGAAGACGAGCTTAAAGAAAAAGTGAAGTCTGAGCTAGATGAGTACTTCCAGCAAAATGCTGATGTACACTTTGTAAACAAAGTATTGGAGCAGGTTTCTGAAAAAGAAGAAGTAACACTTCCTGAAACTTTCTTAGTAAAATGGTTACAGTTCTCTAACCAGAATATCCAGTCTGAAGAGCAGGCTAGAGAAATTCTTGAAGCTGAGAAAAACCAGTTGAAATATCAGATCATCGAAGGTAAATTGATGACTGAAAACGAAATTCAATTAGACTATGCTGACGTATTGGCGCAAGCTGAGCAGTTAGTAAGAAACCAATTGGCTATCTACGGAATCCACCACTTAGGTGATGAGGAAATCCAAAAATATGCAGTTGAAATGTTGAAAGACCAAGAGCAGGTAAGACAAATTTCTTCTGAAGTGGCTATGGCTAAACTGAAAGATGTAATTCTTGAAAAAGCAACTAAAAAGGAAACTGCAATTTCTCACGACGAGTTTTTGGAAGAACTTAAAAAATAA
- a CDS encoding TonB-dependent receptor: MKLIYSVMLILCGFALTNAQQTFTVQGTVQDFHDKTALENAVVKIGDFTTKTGKNGKFSFNKIPAGKYILIAKHPDCNDYTENIGVNQDMHLAITLEHHVEDIEVVTLHGNHTKSGSVIIKTLDKADIERNSTENLGNLLSRISGVTALKTGNNITKPVIHGLYGSRIAVLNNGVKMAEQEWGVEHAPNVDVNDFEHIDVIKGASALKYGSDAVGGVVVLEPAVLPKKDTVMGSIKLSGISNGRGGEIAANAAKTWKNQWYVKTGGSYKKLGDLYIPHHTLQNTGAEVNSFNFSFGNHGFMQGFDVSYSGINQEFGIFKGAHLGSPLDFRNAIKFGQPYYLDDFSYDIVNPKQEVEHHIAKLSAYKRFENFGKVSFQYSFQLNRRKEYDIRRGELNELPSMDLRLITHSASVTHLLERGNWSLESGLSAGFQDNYPNPATKARRLIPDYYKYDAGAFSVFKYKFSSKLNAEAGARYDFSRYDSYKYYDAKDWNEKFASRYPQFFVKEVDSRILTRPILDYHNFSANVGLNYKPNNNFELKLNLSRADRTPNPAELFSDGLHHSAAIIEEGDLSIQKETLYNASLSLAGKFNVLKGLHIEVNPYYMMSDSFINQVPTGIESSNRGVFPVWSYQQIKARIFGIDADAELNILDNLKWNTSFSALKADDLTHDEPLILMMPANLRNAVEFKLNTPKNFYIRLENENVFRQNRFPIRNQNVDFIEDATAKSEELDLSTPPAAYSIFHASVGADLFKNLNLNFRINNIFNTEYREYLNRLRYFMPESGRNFIVTLKYNF, from the coding sequence ATGAAATTGATTTATAGTGTAATGCTTATTCTTTGTGGATTTGCATTGACAAACGCACAGCAAACCTTTACCGTACAAGGAACTGTTCAGGATTTTCATGACAAAACAGCATTGGAAAATGCCGTTGTGAAAATTGGTGACTTCACCACAAAAACAGGAAAAAACGGTAAGTTTTCTTTCAATAAAATTCCTGCGGGAAAATATATACTCATTGCTAAGCATCCTGATTGTAATGATTATACTGAAAATATAGGAGTCAATCAGGATATGCACTTAGCAATTACCCTTGAACATCATGTTGAGGATATTGAGGTCGTAACATTGCACGGAAACCACACAAAGAGTGGTTCTGTAATTATAAAAACGCTGGATAAAGCTGATATTGAAAGAAATTCTACCGAAAATTTGGGGAATTTACTTTCGAGAATATCGGGAGTTACCGCGCTTAAAACTGGAAATAATATCACAAAACCTGTGATTCACGGGTTATACGGAAGCCGTATCGCTGTCTTGAATAACGGTGTGAAAATGGCAGAACAGGAATGGGGTGTAGAGCACGCTCCGAATGTAGATGTTAATGATTTTGAGCATATTGATGTCATTAAAGGAGCTTCTGCATTAAAATACGGAAGTGATGCTGTAGGAGGAGTTGTCGTTCTGGAACCTGCTGTTTTACCTAAAAAAGATACCGTGATGGGAAGTATAAAACTTTCCGGTATTTCTAACGGTAGAGGGGGTGAAATTGCTGCCAATGCTGCTAAAACCTGGAAAAACCAATGGTATGTAAAGACCGGAGGAAGTTATAAAAAATTAGGGGATCTTTATATTCCTCACCATACGTTGCAAAATACGGGTGCGGAGGTAAATTCTTTTAACTTCTCTTTTGGAAATCATGGTTTTATGCAAGGGTTTGATGTTTCGTACAGCGGTATTAATCAGGAGTTTGGTATCTTTAAAGGAGCGCATTTGGGAAGTCCTTTAGATTTCAGAAATGCTATTAAATTCGGACAGCCTTATTATCTGGATGATTTCAGTTATGATATTGTGAATCCTAAACAAGAGGTAGAACATCATATCGCGAAGTTATCTGCTTATAAGCGTTTTGAGAATTTTGGAAAGGTAAGTTTTCAATACAGCTTTCAGTTGAACCGTCGTAAAGAATACGATATCAGAAGGGGTGAACTTAATGAACTTCCATCTATGGATTTAAGGTTGATCACACATTCAGCGAGTGTAACTCACCTTTTGGAAAGAGGAAACTGGAGTTTGGAAAGCGGTCTTTCGGCAGGTTTTCAGGATAATTATCCGAATCCGGCAACAAAAGCAAGACGTTTAATTCCTGATTATTATAAATATGATGCAGGTGCTTTTTCTGTATTCAAATATAAATTCAGTTCAAAATTAAATGCTGAAGCGGGGGCGAGATATGATTTCAGCAGATATGATTCTTATAAATATTATGATGCAAAAGACTGGAATGAGAAATTTGCAAGTCGTTATCCTCAGTTCTTTGTGAAAGAGGTAGACAGCAGAATTTTAACCCGTCCAATTTTAGATTATCATAATTTTTCCGCCAATGTGGGATTGAATTATAAGCCGAATAATAATTTTGAATTAAAATTAAACCTTTCCAGAGCAGACAGAACGCCGAATCCGGCAGAGCTTTTTTCTGATGGTCTTCACCATTCTGCTGCGATTATTGAGGAAGGAGATTTATCAATTCAAAAAGAAACGTTGTATAATGCGAGCCTTTCATTAGCAGGAAAATTCAATGTTTTGAAAGGGTTGCATATTGAGGTGAATCCTTATTATATGATGTCGGATAGTTTTATCAATCAGGTTCCGACGGGGATTGAGTCTTCTAACAGAGGGGTTTTCCCGGTGTGGAGCTATCAGCAAATCAAGGCCAGAATTTTTGGAATTGATGCCGATGCAGAACTTAATATTCTTGATAATTTAAAATGGAATACAAGTTTCAGCGCTCTGAAAGCGGATGATCTAACTCATGACGAACCTTTGATCCTAATGATGCCGGCAAATCTTCGAAATGCGGTGGAATTTAAATTAAATACCCCGAAAAATTTCTATATAAGATTGGAAAATGAAAATGTGTTCAGGCAAAACCGTTTTCCGATCAGAAATCAGAATGTAGATTTTATTGAAGACGCAACGGCGAAATCTGAAGAGCTTGATCTGAGCACTCCTCCTGCTGCCTACAGTATTTTCCACGCGTCTGTGGGTGCAGACCTATTCAAGAATCTGAATCTTAATTTCAGAATCAACAACATTTTTAATACAGAGTATCGCGAATATCTTAACAGACTAAGATATTTTATGCCGGAATCCGGTAGAAACTTTATCGTTACTCTGAAATACAACTTCTAA
- a CDS encoding ABC-F family ATP-binding cassette domain-containing protein, whose product MLSVQGLGLHHSGNYLFQNVNFTIKKDDKIGLVGKNGAGKSTLLKMLSGEITFYEGNVVPEGNITIGFLKQDLDFVKGRTVWAETTQAFEQINAWKDELEEINHQLTVRTDYESDSYTDLINRMTDLNDLLMHHDAYNLEGDIEKVLFGLGFKADDFQKITDEFSGGWRMRIELAKLLLQKNDIMLLDEPTNHLDMESIIWLENFLKDYPGAIVLVSHDKQFMTAVCNRTFDVNNRKVDDYKANYSKYLIMREDRREKLIQAKKNQDAEIKQMEDNINKFRASATKASFAQSLIKKLDKIERIEVDNEDVSKFNIRFVQSQVPGKVIFEAENLGKSYGEKQIFDDVDFIVQRGDRIALLGQNGQGKTTLAKILAGDIKEYSGNWNLGHNVNIGYFAQNQEEVLTPNKTVQEEAEDAATEETRPRVRDLLGSFLFQGEAVNKKTKVLSGGERNRLALCKLLLRPFNTLIMDEPTNHLDIQSKEIIKLALQKFEGTLIVISHDREFLQGLCDKIYEFRDGKMKEFLGDINEYLEFRQKESIREISAEKAKLHKEEPKVEEKKVEEKPVSTSQSNVIVSKEQKNIQNKIKKVEERISELEGKVEEFEASFTKENPSEETLEKYNKIKEDLDLALQEWEHLGSQLN is encoded by the coding sequence ATGCTTTCGGTTCAAGGTCTAGGATTACATCACTCGGGAAACTATCTGTTTCAAAACGTCAATTTCACCATTAAAAAGGATGATAAAATTGGGTTGGTTGGTAAAAATGGAGCGGGAAAATCCACTTTATTGAAAATGCTTTCCGGAGAAATTACTTTTTATGAAGGAAATGTAGTTCCTGAAGGAAATATTACCATCGGTTTCCTAAAACAGGATCTTGATTTTGTGAAAGGAAGAACCGTCTGGGCAGAAACGACGCAGGCTTTCGAGCAAATTAATGCATGGAAAGATGAACTGGAAGAAATCAACCATCAGTTGACGGTAAGAACCGACTATGAAAGTGATTCTTATACAGATCTTATCAACAGAATGACGGATCTGAACGACCTTTTGATGCACCATGATGCCTATAATCTGGAAGGGGATATCGAAAAGGTATTGTTCGGTCTTGGTTTTAAAGCAGATGATTTTCAAAAAATTACCGATGAATTTTCAGGAGGCTGGAGAATGAGAATTGAACTGGCAAAACTGCTTCTTCAAAAGAATGACATCATGCTTCTCGATGAGCCTACCAATCACCTGGATATGGAATCCATCATCTGGCTTGAAAACTTCCTGAAAGATTATCCTGGAGCCATTGTTCTGGTAAGTCACGATAAGCAATTCATGACCGCTGTTTGTAACCGTACCTTTGATGTGAACAACAGAAAAGTGGATGATTACAAGGCTAACTATTCAAAATATCTGATCATGCGTGAAGACCGCCGTGAAAAACTGATTCAGGCTAAAAAGAATCAGGATGCGGAGATCAAGCAAATGGAAGATAACATCAATAAATTCCGTGCAAGTGCTACCAAAGCATCTTTCGCGCAATCACTGATCAAAAAATTAGATAAAATCGAGCGTATTGAAGTGGACAACGAAGACGTTTCGAAATTCAATATCCGTTTCGTACAGTCTCAGGTTCCTGGGAAAGTTATTTTCGAAGCGGAAAATCTTGGAAAATCTTATGGTGAAAAACAAATCTTTGATGATGTAGACTTCATCGTTCAGAGAGGGGACAGAATTGCCCTTCTTGGACAAAACGGACAGGGAAAAACCACGTTGGCGAAAATTCTTGCCGGAGATATCAAAGAGTATTCTGGAAACTGGAATTTGGGTCACAATGTGAATATCGGTTACTTTGCTCAGAATCAGGAGGAAGTTTTAACACCAAATAAAACCGTTCAGGAGGAAGCTGAAGATGCGGCAACGGAAGAAACAAGACCAAGAGTTCGTGATTTGTTAGGATCTTTCCTGTTTCAGGGAGAAGCGGTAAATAAAAAGACCAAAGTACTTTCCGGAGGGGAAAGAAACCGTCTGGCACTTTGTAAATTGTTGCTGCGTCCTTTCAATACTTTGATTATGGACGAACCTACCAACCACCTGGATATTCAGTCTAAAGAGATTATCAAACTGGCACTTCAGAAGTTTGAAGGGACATTGATCGTAATTTCTCACGACAGAGAATTCCTTCAGGGACTTTGTGATAAGATTTATGAATTCCGTGATGGTAAAATGAAAGAATTCTTGGGAGATATCAACGAATATCTGGAATTCAGACAAAAGGAATCGATCAGAGAAATTTCTGCTGAAAAGGCAAAACTTCACAAAGAAGAGCCAAAAGTTGAAGAAAAAAAGGTTGAGGAAAAACCGGTTTCAACTAGTCAGTCAAATGTGATTGTCAGCAAAGAGCAGAAAAATATTCAGAATAAAATTAAAAAAGTAGAAGAACGAATTTCTGAGCTTGAAGGAAAAGTGGAAGAATTTGAAGCTTCTTTTACCAAAGAGAATCCTTCTGAAGAAACTCTTGAAAAATATAATAAAATTAAAGAAGATCTTGATCTTGCTTTGCAGGAATGGGAACATTTGGGTTCTCAGCTGAATTAA
- a CDS encoding T6SS phospholipase effector Tle1-like catalytic domain-containing protein, whose protein sequence is MKNSIISIGVFFDGTGNNGRNATSSEKLRQNNESYYAAVTNIYKLFELFNGHQKCYIEGIGTLDGAEDSDFAMATCLNPEGSTGYSSEDKRKKAFAFIDNTVTGEAQEYHFYVYGFSRGSMLARNLCYELLQKDFGCKSIIKIKFLGVFDTVESTPFNDYQVTVLPEVEKALHICAVHECRYFFPLTGFFDESKEKVDSLYRAGDSVHKEIFVPGVHADVGGGYLEAPHAVYITGNYTDEEALVKYIENISENSLDSKGNKIWAHPLKYYQTEKEMVFSEGYVVRDWVYSDLSKVYGKLMLTETNELQNVFNTTFDASNFELDPEKHSCLVTLSNEVEKYTRELSEALRPDYDYEKLADYTHFSANFGLYPRSLLRNKEGQMDAELINSGLNVPGNAQGELVNSMGATLRSGVDLMEDSVIDYAYAANIPNNDHWSRTILVKENFYNNKC, encoded by the coding sequence ATGAAAAATAGTATTATTTCTATCGGAGTTTTCTTCGACGGAACCGGAAATAACGGCAGAAATGCAACCTCTTCGGAAAAGCTTCGACAAAATAATGAAAGCTATTACGCTGCCGTAACAAATATTTACAAGCTTTTTGAACTTTTTAATGGCCATCAGAAATGTTATATAGAAGGAATCGGAACATTAGATGGGGCAGAAGATAGTGATTTTGCAATGGCAACATGTCTCAATCCTGAAGGATCTACCGGATATTCTTCTGAAGACAAACGTAAAAAAGCTTTTGCTTTCATTGATAACACAGTTACCGGTGAAGCTCAGGAATATCATTTTTACGTTTACGGTTTCAGCAGAGGAAGTATGCTGGCTAGAAATCTCTGCTACGAGCTGCTCCAGAAGGATTTTGGATGCAAGTCTATTATTAAAATTAAATTTTTAGGTGTTTTTGATACTGTGGAGTCTACCCCTTTTAATGATTATCAGGTTACGGTGTTGCCAGAAGTTGAAAAAGCTTTACATATTTGTGCTGTACATGAGTGCAGGTATTTTTTTCCACTAACCGGTTTTTTTGATGAATCAAAAGAGAAGGTTGATTCATTATACAGGGCAGGAGATTCAGTTCATAAAGAAATTTTTGTTCCCGGTGTTCATGCGGATGTGGGAGGTGGTTATCTCGAAGCACCACATGCGGTGTATATAACCGGAAATTATACGGATGAAGAAGCATTGGTTAAGTATATTGAAAATATCAGTGAAAACTCTCTGGACTCCAAAGGAAATAAAATCTGGGCTCACCCTTTGAAATATTATCAGACTGAAAAAGAAATGGTCTTTTCTGAGGGATATGTTGTCCGTGATTGGGTCTATAGTGATTTGTCGAAAGTTTACGGAAAACTCATGTTAACTGAAACCAATGAGCTTCAAAATGTTTTTAACACTACTTTCGATGCCTCAAATTTTGAACTTGATCCGGAAAAACATTCGTGTTTAGTTACTCTTTCAAATGAAGTTGAGAAATATACCAGAGAACTTTCCGAGGCTTTACGACCGGATTATGATTATGAAAAACTGGCGGATTATACCCACTTCTCAGCCAATTTCGGACTATATCCAAGGTCTCTACTTAGAAATAAAGAAGGACAGATGGATGCCGAATTAATCAACAGTGGGTTGAATGTCCCCGGTAACGCACAGGGCGAACTGGTCAATTCCATGGGAGCCACGCTTCGCTCAGGCGTAGATCTCATGGAAGATTCTGTTATAGATTATGCATATGCTGCCAATATCCCGAATAATGATCATTGGAGCCGTACCATATTGGTAAAGGAAAATTTTTATAATAATAAATGTTAG
- a CDS encoding response regulator transcription factor has protein sequence MNSQIKIALIDDEQLILEGVKMLLSTEKNISVTLTSNNGPEFIQQLETLSPEEFPNIALVDVQMQPMNGFELVEILKEKYPDLKIIILSSHYKTSILGYMVKLGVAAFLPKNSDRKTFIEAITMVHKNGVFFTQEDHQMLFSYMNSSTKKRSLFEMEDELSEREKEVVKLICQEFTNNEIAEKLFISPRTVESHRQRVLEKIGAKNTVGIVVYAIINNIYSISTKI, from the coding sequence ATGAACTCCCAAATCAAAATAGCGCTGATAGATGATGAACAACTGATCCTCGAAGGGGTGAAGATGCTATTGTCTACAGAAAAAAATATCTCCGTTACTCTTACCTCCAATAACGGACCCGAATTTATTCAACAGCTGGAAACATTATCTCCTGAAGAATTTCCCAATATCGCATTGGTAGATGTACAAATGCAGCCTATGAATGGTTTTGAACTTGTTGAAATTCTGAAAGAAAAATATCCGGATCTGAAAATAATCATCCTATCCTCCCACTATAAAACTTCTATTTTAGGCTATATGGTGAAATTAGGAGTGGCTGCATTTCTCCCTAAAAATTCTGACAGAAAAACATTTATTGAAGCCATTACAATGGTACATAAAAATGGAGTGTTCTTTACTCAGGAAGATCACCAGATGCTGTTTTCTTATATGAACAGTTCAACAAAAAAAAGATCTCTTTTTGAAATGGAAGACGAACTTTCAGAGAGGGAAAAAGAGGTCGTAAAACTTATCTGTCAGGAATTTACCAACAATGAAATTGCAGAAAAATTATTCATTAGCCCAAGAACGGTGGAAAGCCACAGGCAGAGGGTTCTTGAAAAAATAGGCGCTAAAAATACGGTAGGCATCGTTGTTTATGCCATTATCAACAATATTTATTCGATCTCCACCAAAATATAA
- a CDS encoding sensor histidine kinase, which yields MFFILMGYRTFVARIIREKDAQNFAKIQHQKNLALENIKAQEEERKRIAVMIHDDIGNRLNILSLWLNNLDTKGDELIKKNISGQMSSLIDSARSISHSLYPVNLETVGLVLYIEELIANLSNRVNISLSVSPKFQRKNKFIEVQLYRIIQECTTNVLKHSKATRIWIYIKDNQTYLSVVISDNGQSFEYEAVKKGMGIKNIESRIKSMNAQHKWKNMIDKGSRLIIKIPYNELPNQNSADR from the coding sequence GTGTTTTTTATATTAATGGGTTATCGAACGTTTGTTGCAAGGATTATTCGTGAAAAAGATGCCCAGAATTTTGCAAAGATTCAACATCAGAAAAATCTGGCTTTGGAAAATATCAAAGCACAGGAAGAAGAAAGGAAAAGAATTGCCGTCATGATTCATGATGACATTGGAAATCGTTTGAATATCTTATCTTTATGGTTGAATAATCTGGATACCAAAGGAGATGAGCTCATCAAAAAAAATATTTCCGGTCAGATGTCTTCTCTTATAGATTCTGCCAGAAGCATTTCTCACTCATTATATCCGGTGAATCTGGAAACGGTGGGATTGGTTTTGTATATTGAGGAGTTAATTGCCAATTTATCCAACAGAGTAAATATTTCTCTGAGCGTCAGTCCTAAATTTCAGAGAAAAAATAAATTCATTGAAGTTCAGTTATATAGAATTATTCAGGAATGTACAACCAATGTTCTGAAGCATTCTAAAGCTACGCGGATCTGGATTTATATTAAAGATAATCAAACCTATCTTTCGGTGGTAATTTCAGATAACGGACAAAGTTTTGAATACGAAGCCGTAAAAAAAGGAATGGGAATCAAAAATATAGAATCCCGCATCAAATCGATGAATGCACAACACAAATGGAAAAATATGATCGATAAAGGAAGCCGTTTAATCATAAAAATTCCATACAATGAACTCCCAAATCAAAATAGCGCTGATAGATGA